A stretch of the Streptomyces sp. NBC_01264 genome encodes the following:
- a CDS encoding IS30 family transposase encodes MLLFLLTTWDCFLRDCPSQYQAVQLRGGTSPQQITRHLARTHPGQTDMNACPETIYRALYLGLLDKRTARLRTRRSRRKKQRRGIPSKNAIPNMRPVHTRPREAEARQRAGHWEGDLIVGKAQASAIGTLVDRATRYVRLIHLPQGWKAPQVRDALVAQTAAWPASLRRTLTWDQGRELYHHEEIEDLTGFRIYFCDPHSPWQRGTNENTNGLLREYFPKGTNLYHYTARDLAQVERELNERPRLVLGDRTPAEAMRRWSRELAYC; translated from the coding sequence GTGTTGCTCTTCTTGCTCACTACCTGGGACTGCTTCCTCCGGGACTGTCCGTCCCAGTATCAGGCTGTCCAGCTCAGAGGGGGAACTTCACCGCAGCAGATCACCCGTCACCTCGCCCGCACCCATCCTGGCCAGACCGACATGAACGCCTGCCCGGAGACCATCTACCGCGCCCTCTACCTCGGACTCCTGGACAAGCGCACCGCCCGGCTGAGGACCCGGCGCTCCCGCCGCAAGAAGCAGCGCCGCGGCATACCGTCCAAGAACGCCATCCCGAACATGCGGCCGGTCCACACCCGCCCCCGCGAGGCAGAGGCCAGACAACGAGCAGGGCACTGGGAGGGCGACCTCATCGTCGGAAAGGCACAGGCCTCCGCGATCGGCACCCTGGTCGACCGTGCCACCCGCTACGTCCGGCTCATCCACCTGCCCCAAGGCTGGAAAGCTCCGCAGGTCCGCGACGCGCTCGTCGCCCAGACCGCCGCCTGGCCCGCCTCGCTGCGGCGCACGCTCACCTGGGACCAGGGCCGAGAGCTCTACCACCATGAGGAAATAGAGGACCTCACCGGATTCCGGATCTACTTCTGCGACCCCCACTCGCCCTGGCAGCGAGGCACCAACGAGAACACAAACGGACTGCTCCGCGAGTACTTCCCGAAAGGCACGAACCTCTACCACTACACCGCCCGCGACCTCGCGCAAGTCGAACGTGAGCTCAACGAGCGCCCCCGTCTGGTCCTCGGAGACCGAACACCGGCCGAGGCCATGAGACGCTGGTCAAGAGAACTCGCCTACTGCTGA
- a CDS encoding class II aldolase/adducin family protein: MPRQENLELSLPPVFTDPAAEREHRKQRLAGACRVFGRLGFSEGVTGHITVRDPEYPDMFWVNPFGMSFRHIRVSDLILVDHEGQVRHGRRPVNRAGFVIHSAVHAARPDVVAACHAHALHGKAFSSLGRLLDPITQDACALYEQHIVHRDGAGAVVVEEEAGRELAAGLGPHKAVIHQNHGIFTVGESVDEAAWWFISMERSAQAQLLAEAAGTPHLIDPEAARHTRDQTGFPLAGWFSFQPLWDEIVRAEPDFFE; the protein is encoded by the coding sequence GTGCCGCGTCAGGAGAACCTCGAACTGTCCTTGCCGCCCGTCTTCACCGACCCGGCGGCGGAGCGCGAGCACCGCAAGCAGAGGCTCGCCGGCGCCTGCCGCGTCTTCGGCCGGCTCGGCTTCTCCGAAGGGGTGACGGGACACATCACCGTGCGGGACCCCGAGTACCCGGACATGTTCTGGGTCAACCCGTTCGGCATGTCCTTCCGGCACATCCGAGTCTCCGATCTGATCCTCGTCGACCACGAGGGACAGGTACGCCATGGCAGGCGCCCGGTTAACCGGGCCGGATTCGTCATCCATTCGGCCGTCCACGCCGCCCGCCCCGACGTGGTCGCCGCCTGCCACGCCCACGCCCTCCACGGGAAGGCATTCTCCAGTCTGGGACGCCTACTGGACCCCATCACCCAGGACGCGTGCGCCCTGTACGAGCAGCACATCGTCCACCGCGACGGCGCCGGCGCTGTGGTGGTCGAGGAAGAGGCCGGCCGGGAGCTGGCGGCGGGGCTGGGGCCGCACAAGGCGGTCATCCACCAGAACCACGGCATCTTCACCGTCGGCGAATCGGTCGACGAGGCGGCCTGGTGGTTCATCTCCATGGAGCGCAGCGCCCAGGCGCAGCTGCTGGCTGAGGCGGCGGGCACGCCGCATCTGATCGACCCCGAGGCGGCCCGGCACACCCGGGACCAGACGGGGTTCCCCCTCGCCGGGTGGTTCTCCTTCCAGCCCCTCTGGGACGAGATCGTCCGCGCGGAACCCGACTTCTTCGAGTAG
- a CDS encoding TetR/AcrR family transcriptional regulator C-terminal domain-containing protein produces the protein MTPSPETADGGPETDAKVEAEASEPGSPAWWQARYAARDRRRPRQGGLTLDRITAAALELADREGLEALTMRRLGEHLEVRHTSLYRHVASREELLIATVDQMLGEIRLPGPGGDWRAGLEDGAREFRRVLAAHPAVVPLLTTGQLLGPNALRAREHALAHLLAHGWAPQSAVQVYFTVTHFVIGAAVLDSGGAARTAGQRAAMADLFASLSPRTHPVVHQHAELLNSLDSEAEFEFGLRALLFGLGRLNSEEAPR, from the coding sequence ATGACTCCGTCCCCCGAAACCGCCGACGGCGGCCCCGAGACCGACGCCAAGGTCGAAGCCGAAGCCTCCGAGCCCGGATCTCCCGCCTGGTGGCAGGCCCGCTACGCCGCAAGGGACCGGCGCCGGCCCCGCCAGGGCGGGCTGACACTCGACCGGATCACCGCGGCCGCGCTCGAACTGGCCGACCGCGAGGGTCTGGAGGCACTCACGATGCGCCGGCTCGGCGAGCACCTCGAGGTCCGCCACACCTCCCTCTACCGGCACGTCGCGAGCCGTGAGGAGCTGCTGATCGCGACGGTCGACCAGATGCTTGGCGAGATCAGGCTGCCCGGTCCCGGCGGGGACTGGCGGGCCGGACTGGAAGACGGAGCCCGGGAGTTCCGCCGGGTCCTCGCGGCGCACCCGGCGGTCGTACCCCTGCTGACCACTGGTCAGTTGCTGGGGCCCAACGCCCTGCGGGCCCGCGAGCACGCCCTCGCCCACCTCCTCGCGCACGGGTGGGCCCCGCAGTCCGCCGTCCAGGTCTACTTCACGGTCACGCACTTCGTGATCGGCGCCGCCGTGCTCGACTCCGGCGGCGCGGCCCGCACGGCTGGCCAGCGTGCCGCGATGGCCGATCTGTTCGCTTCCCTCTCGCCCCGCACCCACCCAGTCGTCCACCAGCACGCCGAGCTACTCAACTCCCTTGACTCAGAGGCCGAGTTCGAGTTCGGGCTGCGGGCACTGCTGTTTGGACTGGGCCGACTGAACTCCGAGGAGGCACCGCGATGA
- a CDS encoding alpha/beta fold hydrolase, producing the protein MTGERVLPPLRGWAEGGGLLRIDTHSVFVRQDGPEGGAPVTLVHGFPTSSHDWAAVVPALAAAGLRVTTLDLLGFGESDKPRRHRYSVLYQASLVEEVWRRCAIGSTALVAHDYGVSVGQELLARDPARITRMAWLNGGLYPDLHRPVPVQRLLHGPLGPLLALFTTERQFAATLRSVLGRSVHEEDVHDLWAAASRDGGHHLAPRLLRYIDERRMHAARWTAALEGYAGPALFVWGPADPISGGHVLTRIRERIPQARVVELAGPRAVGHYPQLEDPEAVATALTGFLAP; encoded by the coding sequence ATGACCGGCGAACGCGTCCTGCCGCCGCTGCGCGGCTGGGCTGAGGGCGGCGGCTTGCTGCGGATCGATACCCACTCGGTCTTCGTACGGCAGGACGGGCCCGAGGGCGGCGCGCCAGTCACCCTCGTGCACGGATTCCCCACCTCTTCCCACGACTGGGCCGCCGTCGTCCCGGCGCTGGCGGCGGCCGGGTTGCGGGTCACCACGCTGGACCTGCTCGGCTTCGGGGAGAGCGACAAGCCCCGGCGCCACCGCTATTCGGTGCTTTACCAGGCTTCGCTGGTCGAGGAGGTCTGGCGGCGGTGCGCAATCGGTAGCACCGCGCTGGTCGCGCACGACTACGGGGTGAGCGTCGGCCAGGAGCTGCTGGCCCGTGACCCGGCCCGGATCACGCGCATGGCCTGGCTCAACGGGGGCCTCTACCCCGATCTGCACCGGCCCGTACCGGTACAGCGCCTGCTGCACGGACCGCTGGGGCCGCTGCTGGCTCTCTTCACCACGGAGCGGCAGTTCGCCGCGACCCTGCGCTCCGTACTGGGGCGGTCGGTTCACGAGGAGGACGTCCACGATCTGTGGGCGGCCGCCTCCCGCGACGGCGGTCACCACCTCGCCCCGCGCCTGCTGCGCTACATCGACGAGCGCCGCATGCACGCCGCGCGCTGGACCGCGGCACTGGAGGGCTACGCCGGGCCCGCCCTGTTCGTGTGGGGGCCGGCCGACCCGATCAGCGGGGGACACGTACTCACCCGGATCCGGGAGCGCATTCCGCAGGCCCGTGTCGTGGAGCTCGCCGGGCCACGTGCCGTCGGGCACTACCCGCAGCTGGAGGATCCCGAGGCGGTCGCCACAGCCCTCACCGGGTTCCTGGCGCCCTGA
- a CDS encoding IS6 family transposase, whose amino-acid sequence MSSAVPSYANHRYPVEIISHCVWLYFRFPLSFREVEELMLERGVFVSYKTVRRWCLKFGQAYANALRRRRPQPGDKWHLDEVFVKINGVQKYLWRAVDQDGNVLDILVQNRRDKAAARRFFRRLLTTTRRVPRVIVTDKLRSYGAAHREVMPSVEHRSHKGLNNPAENSHQPTRQRARAMKGFRTVGAAQRFLSAFTGISPHFRPHRHLMTASCHRFEMSLRFTIWNHITGSTGLPATA is encoded by the coding sequence GTGTCGTCTGCGGTGCCGTCGTACGCGAATCACCGCTACCCGGTGGAGATCATTTCGCACTGCGTGTGGCTGTACTTCCGTTTCCCGCTCAGCTTCCGCGAGGTCGAGGAGCTCATGCTGGAGCGGGGCGTGTTCGTCTCCTACAAGACTGTGCGCCGCTGGTGCCTGAAATTCGGCCAGGCCTATGCCAACGCGCTGCGCCGACGACGCCCGCAACCCGGCGACAAATGGCATCTCGACGAGGTCTTCGTCAAGATCAACGGGGTGCAGAAGTACTTGTGGCGGGCCGTCGACCAGGACGGCAACGTCCTCGACATCCTGGTCCAAAACCGGCGTGACAAGGCCGCGGCCAGGCGCTTCTTCCGCCGGCTCCTGACCACCACCAGGCGGGTGCCCCGGGTGATCGTCACCGACAAGCTCCGTTCCTACGGGGCTGCGCACCGTGAGGTGATGCCCTCAGTGGAACACCGCTCGCACAAGGGCTTGAACAACCCGGCCGAGAACTCCCACCAGCCCACCCGGCAACGGGCACGCGCGATGAAGGGCTTCCGCACGGTCGGCGCAGCGCAACGGTTCCTGTCCGCGTTCACCGGAATCTCACCCCACTTCCGCCCCCACCGCCACCTCATGACCGCCAGCTGCCACCGCTTCGAAATGAGCCTCCGCTTCACCATCTGGAACCACATCACCGGCAGCACCGGCCTGCCCGCCACGGCCTGA
- a CDS encoding transposase, with the protein MPAVPVTHLLHEIKELGCTGSANLLARYITQGRVEADHATLSPRRVTRLLITNPTHLREEQRILRDQLTAACPEMTALAAAVRDFTTMLTPAPDNTAALTGWITRVRAENLPFLHSYATGLQRDRAAVDAAVTLPWHNGRTEGVNNKIKLIKRQTYGRAGHRLLRQRILLS; encoded by the coding sequence ATGCCCGCGGTACCCGTCACCCACCTCCTGCACGAGATCAAGGAACTCGGTTGCACCGGAAGCGCGAACCTCCTGGCCCGCTACATCACCCAGGGCCGCGTCGAAGCCGACCACGCCACCCTCTCCCCGCGCCGCGTCACCCGACTCCTGATCACCAACCCCACCCACCTGCGAGAAGAACAACGGATACTGCGGGACCAGCTCACCGCGGCCTGCCCGGAAATGACCGCCCTCGCCGCCGCCGTGCGTGACTTCACCACGATGCTCACCCCGGCACCCGACAACACCGCGGCGCTGACCGGCTGGATCACCCGAGTCCGGGCAGAGAACCTGCCCTTCCTCCACTCCTACGCCACCGGACTCCAACGCGACCGCGCAGCCGTCGACGCCGCTGTGACCCTGCCCTGGCACAACGGCCGCACCGAAGGCGTCAACAACAAGATCAAGCTGATCAAGCGCCAGACCTACGGCCGCGCCGGACACCGCCTCCTACGACAACGCATCCTGCTCAGCTGA
- a CDS encoding endonuclease/exonuclease/phosphatase family protein, with the protein MRLATFNILHGRPVSAGQPVWPGVSARGLLADAVESLGVDVLVLQEVDRFQERSGRVDQAAAAAAGMGAGDWRYASALHGVPVPGRGWALDPEVPGLRVYGPGDAAARGGGSSHGLALLCRLPVRRWYARQLAPVSVRMPLRVAGRPGLAWAQDRPRAALAAVVEGEYGLFTVVAVHLSFVPGWNAVQLAGIRRWVSVLPGPHIVAGDFNMVGPLPRLVLAATTRMDHPTRRGTSGCSAWRDLGGEPTYPSHRPRVRFDRILTAGISSGAVRGMSSPSMPFSDHKPLVTELAW; encoded by the coding sequence GTGAGACTCGCGACGTTTAATATCCTGCATGGTCGGCCGGTCAGCGCTGGTCAGCCGGTTTGGCCTGGTGTTTCCGCGCGTGGGCTGCTCGCCGACGCTGTCGAATCTCTGGGCGTCGATGTCCTGGTGCTACAGGAAGTCGATCGGTTCCAGGAGCGTTCTGGCCGAGTTGACCAGGCAGCTGCTGCGGCGGCGGGCATGGGCGCGGGCGACTGGCGGTATGCGTCAGCATTGCATGGCGTCCCGGTACCAGGCCGGGGGTGGGCACTCGACCCGGAAGTCCCTGGTCTACGCGTGTATGGCCCGGGGGATGCTGCGGCTCGGGGCGGCGGCTCTTCGCATGGCCTTGCCTTGCTCTGCCGGCTCCCGGTACGTAGATGGTATGCGCGGCAGCTGGCGCCGGTGAGCGTGCGGATGCCGCTGCGTGTGGCGGGGCGGCCCGGTCTGGCCTGGGCGCAGGATCGGCCGCGCGCCGCACTGGCCGCTGTGGTGGAGGGGGAATACGGCCTGTTCACGGTGGTGGCGGTGCATCTGTCCTTTGTTCCCGGCTGGAACGCGGTCCAGCTTGCAGGGATCCGCCGCTGGGTATCTGTCCTGCCGGGACCGCACATCGTGGCGGGCGACTTCAACATGGTGGGACCGCTTCCCCGGCTGGTGCTAGCCGCGACCACGCGGATGGACCATCCGACCCGCCGCGGGACGAGCGGCTGCAGCGCCTGGCGGGACCTGGGTGGCGAGCCCACCTATCCGTCCCATCGTCCGCGGGTGCGGTTCGACCGTATTCTGACGGCCGGGATTTCCTCGGGTGCGGTGCGCGGTATGAGCTCACCGTCCATGCCGTTCTCGGACCACAAGCCGCTCGTGACCGAGCTGGCCTGGTGA
- a CDS encoding transposase, which yields MPLTDAQWARIEPLLPDRAPRRGGRWRDHRQVIDAIAFKYRTGTPWMDLPEHFGSWKGAHNRLRKWAADGTWEKVFTALLAQADAEGELMSAGRYPSR from the coding sequence GTGCCGTTGACTGATGCCCAGTGGGCGCGCATTGAGCCGTTGTTGCCGGATCGGGCGCCGAGGCGGGGTGGGCGGTGGCGTGATCACCGGCAGGTGATCGACGCGATCGCGTTCAAGTACCGCACGGGCACGCCGTGGATGGACCTGCCCGAGCACTTCGGGTCGTGGAAGGGCGCCCACAACCGGCTGCGGAAGTGGGCCGCCGACGGCACCTGGGAGAAGGTCTTCACCGCCCTGCTCGCCCAGGCCGACGCCGAAGGCGAGCTGATGAGCGCCGGCCGGTACCCTTCGAGATGA
- a CDS encoding serine protease inhibitor, with product MEAKSAWPELTGKPVEEARRHIGSEFPEITVHVVPEGSMVTMDFNEQRVRLFVKDGKVIREPRRG from the coding sequence ATGGAGGCGAAGAGCGCGTGGCCGGAGCTGACGGGAAAGCCGGTGGAGGAGGCCCGCCGGCACATCGGGTCGGAGTTCCCGGAGATTACGGTCCATGTGGTGCCCGAGGGCAGCATGGTGACGATGGACTTCAACGAGCAGCGGGTGAGGCTCTTCGTGAAGGACGGCAAAGTGATCCGCGAGCCCCGGCGCGGCTAG
- a CDS encoding IS701 family transposase, with amino-acid sequence MHAHEAPAEVPLDLFDSLPRNDHRLKAAEYVTGLLSARGRKTLRNVAEQLGGQEARKQSVHHFISESSWEWEPVRRDLARHADELLRPRGWVVRPSVVPKAGGHSVGVAEHFVPQLGRTVTGQQSFGAWLASPAAGVPVNWQLTLSTEWLEALSWRRRGQVPAETRALSPEENAGDVALRASRSLSRTPLPVVLDAPGLDPLRMGRRFERAGIPLVQRVEQRIRLRVDPLVLPGHGGRPVTASWLIGAMRRLWRPHSRLSASGRNLSMAVPVTLPEALDGGQEAGGHRLLVAQWPASDVAAARLWLADGRMRHADVLRLTGLAEVVDRDDGLVATRVGLRDFTGRSFQGWHRHITLASVAHLACVRAALGSAAPRRAATGPRLLRAG; translated from the coding sequence ATGCACGCGCACGAGGCACCCGCCGAGGTGCCCCTCGACCTGTTCGACTCCTTACCGAGGAACGACCATCGGTTGAAGGCCGCGGAGTACGTGACCGGGCTGCTCTCCGCGCGCGGGCGCAAGACCCTGCGCAACGTGGCGGAACAGTTGGGCGGGCAGGAGGCGCGCAAGCAGAGCGTCCACCACTTCATCAGCGAGTCCTCCTGGGAGTGGGAACCCGTGCGCCGCGACCTTGCCCGCCATGCGGACGAACTCCTGCGCCCCCGGGGCTGGGTGGTGCGCCCCAGCGTCGTGCCCAAGGCGGGCGGGCACTCGGTCGGTGTGGCGGAGCACTTCGTGCCGCAGCTCGGACGGACCGTCACCGGGCAGCAGTCCTTCGGAGCCTGGCTGGCCTCACCGGCCGCGGGCGTACCGGTGAACTGGCAGCTCACCCTGTCGACCGAGTGGCTGGAGGCCCTCTCCTGGCGGCGGCGTGGCCAGGTCCCGGCGGAGACCCGGGCGCTGAGCCCGGAGGAGAACGCGGGCGACGTCGCCCTGCGCGCCTCGCGCTCCCTGTCCAGGACTCCCCTTCCGGTGGTGCTCGACGCGCCCGGTCTCGATCCGCTGCGCATGGGGCGGCGCTTCGAGCGGGCCGGGATCCCGCTTGTCCAGCGCGTCGAGCAGCGCATACGGCTGCGGGTGGACCCCCTGGTGCTGCCCGGCCACGGCGGTCGGCCCGTCACCGCGTCATGGCTCATCGGCGCGATGCGCCGGCTCTGGCGGCCGCACAGCCGGCTCTCGGCGAGCGGCAGGAACCTGTCGATGGCCGTTCCGGTCACGCTGCCCGAGGCGCTCGACGGCGGCCAGGAGGCGGGCGGACACCGGCTCCTGGTGGCCCAGTGGCCCGCGTCCGACGTGGCCGCGGCCCGGTTGTGGCTGGCGGACGGCCGGATGCGCCATGCCGACGTGCTGCGGCTGACCGGGCTCGCCGAGGTCGTGGACCGCGACGACGGCCTGGTGGCCACGCGGGTGGGGCTACGGGACTTCACCGGCCGGTCGTTCCAGGGCTGGCACCGTCACATCACGCTGGCCTCGGTGGCCCATCTCGCCTGCGTACGGGCGGCCCTGGGGTCCGCCGCACCGCGCCGGGCGGCCACGGGGCCCCGGCTGCTCAGGGCCGGCTGA
- a CDS encoding AfsR/SARP family transcriptional regulator: MRFNLIGPFQIIADNGEVRPVGTPKVSQVLAVLLTHANDLVTPDTFIQELWQHSPPRSALNTVQTYVHHARRLLTEDARADAEHSLLTTRFGGYTMQVDDSAIDIRVFERLVARGKDELKAGRYEAAADAFGASLDLWRGPVLSNVPTGDVLAGRIVHLEELRIRALELRIEAMQMLGRLRELVPELRTLVHNYPLNEWFHGQLIAALHQAGRRAEALDAYRKVRRILREELGLEPSPDIQWLHESVLSPARVPAAPALVPGGGVVVPLWESARTG, from the coding sequence ATGCGATTCAACCTCATTGGACCGTTTCAGATCATCGCCGACAACGGTGAGGTCCGACCGGTGGGAACCCCCAAGGTCTCCCAGGTCCTGGCCGTGCTCCTCACCCATGCCAACGATCTCGTGACGCCGGACACCTTCATCCAGGAGCTGTGGCAGCACAGCCCGCCGCGCTCGGCGCTGAACACGGTGCAGACCTACGTGCACCACGCGCGCAGGCTGCTCACGGAGGACGCCCGGGCGGACGCCGAGCACTCCCTGCTGACCACGCGGTTCGGCGGGTACACCATGCAGGTCGACGACTCGGCGATCGACATCAGGGTCTTCGAACGGCTGGTCGCCCGGGGTAAGGACGAGCTCAAGGCGGGCCGGTACGAGGCCGCGGCCGACGCCTTCGGCGCGTCCCTCGACCTGTGGCGCGGTCCGGTGCTCTCCAACGTGCCGACGGGCGACGTCCTCGCCGGCCGGATCGTCCATCTGGAGGAACTGCGGATCAGGGCGCTGGAGTTGCGGATCGAGGCCATGCAGATGCTCGGACGGCTGCGCGAGCTCGTCCCCGAGCTGCGCACGCTCGTGCACAACTACCCGCTCAACGAGTGGTTCCACGGCCAGTTGATCGCCGCCCTGCACCAGGCGGGACGCCGCGCCGAGGCGCTGGACGCCTATCGGAAGGTCCGGCGCATCCTGCGGGAGGAGCTGGGGCTCGAGCCCTCGCCCGACATCCAGTGGCTGCACGAGAGCGTGCTCAGCCCGGCCCGGGTCCCGGCTGCCCCCGCCCTCGTGCCGGGCGGGGGTGTGGTCGTACCCCTGTGGGAGTCGGCGCGCACGGGCTGA
- a CDS encoding ScbR family autoregulator-binding transcription factor: protein MAQQERAIRTRRCILEAAAETFDERGYESTTIAEILERADVTKGALYFHFPSKGDLARAVLAAAVTTDGVRPQELKLQEMVDTLLLLAYRLPREPMLSAALRIAVDPQSRGQFGTAWPDWVELLVGFLRDAKERGEVLPHVNEADTARMIVSTWTGVRVVTEGLPGTYGLADEVALLLELLLPAIATPTVLPRLEISAARAAHLHDDLPAWRAESAVVGAG, encoded by the coding sequence GTGGCGCAGCAGGAACGTGCTATCCGTACCCGGCGGTGCATCCTGGAGGCCGCTGCCGAGACGTTCGACGAGCGCGGCTACGAGTCGACGACCATCGCCGAGATCCTGGAGCGGGCGGATGTGACCAAGGGAGCCCTGTACTTCCACTTCCCCTCCAAGGGGGATCTGGCGCGCGCCGTACTCGCCGCCGCCGTGACCACGGACGGCGTCCGCCCGCAGGAGCTCAAGCTCCAGGAGATGGTCGACACCCTGCTGCTGCTGGCCTACCGGCTGCCTCGTGAGCCGATGCTCAGCGCGGCCCTGCGGATCGCGGTCGACCCCCAGTCGCGCGGGCAGTTCGGCACCGCCTGGCCGGACTGGGTCGAGCTGCTCGTCGGATTCCTCAGGGACGCCAAGGAACGGGGAGAGGTCCTTCCCCACGTCAACGAGGCGGACACCGCCCGCATGATCGTGAGCACCTGGACCGGCGTCCGGGTGGTGACCGAGGGACTTCCCGGCACCTACGGCCTGGCCGACGAGGTCGCTCTGCTCCTCGAGCTCCTGCTGCCCGCGATCGCGACCCCCACCGTCCTGCCCCGCCTCGAGATCTCGGCCGCCAGGGCCGCGCACCTCCACGACGACCTTCCGGCCTGGCGCGCCGAGTCCGCGGTCGTCGGCGCGGGCTGA
- a CDS encoding ScbA/BarX family gamma-butyrolactone biosynthesis protein, whose protein sequence is MPKALLSDRRRHTKAVHRIGASVQNVPQEYVHLHDAEAVLLTKWSSLGSDRYALSAHWPETGVYGGSVPLLLTQTVRQGALLIGHSELEVPLSHQTLMELMDFSVSSDFYDPNNKPGNLFILVTVKRNRPRSLRVEQSILSEGRLVAEARLDYSWIASAAYRRLRGEHTEVAWEEVTSPAPVPAHTVGRTHEREVVLAPSDVPNRWQLRTDVSNLALYDHRVDHVPGLALIEAAYQAAHAVTAPDCHPIRVMSTFNRYVEFDSPCWIDAIVVPAPDKGVMHVEITGVQNGERAFSVSMDCAR, encoded by the coding sequence ATGCCCAAAGCCTTACTCTCCGATCGCAGACGGCACACGAAGGCCGTCCATCGGATCGGTGCGTCCGTCCAGAACGTCCCCCAGGAGTACGTGCATCTGCACGACGCGGAGGCCGTCCTGCTCACGAAGTGGTCCTCGCTGGGGTCGGACCGCTACGCCCTGAGCGCGCACTGGCCCGAGACCGGGGTCTACGGCGGCTCCGTCCCACTGCTCCTCACCCAGACGGTCCGTCAGGGTGCACTGCTCATAGGGCACTCCGAGTTAGAGGTCCCGCTGTCCCATCAGACGCTCATGGAGCTGATGGACTTCAGCGTTTCCAGCGATTTTTACGATCCGAATAACAAACCGGGCAACCTGTTCATTTTAGTGACGGTCAAACGCAACAGGCCGCGCTCCCTGCGCGTCGAGCAGTCGATCCTGTCCGAGGGACGGCTGGTCGCGGAGGCACGGCTCGACTACAGCTGGATAGCCTCGGCCGCCTACCGCCGGCTGCGCGGCGAGCACACCGAGGTCGCGTGGGAAGAGGTGACCTCCCCCGCTCCGGTACCCGCGCACACGGTCGGGCGCACCCACGAGCGCGAGGTCGTCCTCGCTCCGAGCGACGTGCCGAACCGCTGGCAGCTGCGCACGGACGTGTCGAACCTCGCATTGTACGACCACCGGGTCGACCACGTGCCCGGCCTCGCGCTGATCGAGGCCGCCTACCAGGCCGCGCACGCGGTCACCGCACCGGACTGCCACCCCATCCGGGTGATGAGCACCTTCAACCGCTACGTCGAGTTCGACTCCCCGTGCTGGATCGACGCGATCGTCGTCCCGGCTCCGGACAAGGGCGTCATGCACGTCGAGATCACCGGGGTGCAGAACGGCGAGCGCGCCTTCTCCGTCTCCATGGACTGCGCACGGTAG
- a CDS encoding SDR family NAD(P)-dependent oxidoreductase has product MVDVDKGGLLQGKVVLITGASSGIGAAAASVFAREGASVVLAARREERLTALTAELNDKGFRASSMVCDVTRADDVRRAVAHATERFGGLDGAFNNAGIGGDRTPLHEMEDEVYDSIFDTNVRGLWNCLRAEIGAMLAGGGAIVNNSSVGGLVAISAAAPYVASKHAVAGLTRAAADEYALRGIRVNAVAPGPTRSEITLGWFARNPGLEETVEAATSQKRTAAPEEVAEAAAWLLSDRSSYVTGVVMPVDGGYLNH; this is encoded by the coding sequence ATGGTGGATGTGGATAAGGGTGGGTTACTTCAGGGCAAGGTCGTCCTGATCACGGGGGCGAGCAGTGGCATAGGGGCGGCGGCCGCGTCCGTCTTCGCCAGGGAAGGCGCGTCGGTGGTCCTGGCCGCGCGCCGGGAGGAGCGGCTGACCGCCCTCACGGCGGAGCTGAACGACAAGGGGTTCCGGGCCTCGTCGATGGTCTGCGACGTGACCCGCGCCGACGACGTACGGCGGGCGGTCGCGCATGCGACGGAACGTTTCGGCGGGCTCGACGGGGCCTTCAACAACGCGGGCATCGGCGGGGACCGGACCCCCCTCCACGAGATGGAGGACGAGGTCTACGACAGCATCTTCGACACCAACGTGCGGGGGCTGTGGAACTGCCTGCGCGCCGAGATCGGCGCGATGCTCGCCGGCGGCGGCGCCATCGTCAACAACAGCAGCGTGGGCGGCCTGGTGGCGATCTCCGCCGCGGCCCCGTACGTGGCGTCCAAGCACGCGGTGGCCGGCCTCACCCGCGCCGCCGCCGACGAGTACGCGCTGCGGGGCATCCGCGTGAACGCGGTGGCGCCCGGTCCGACCCGCAGCGAGATCACGCTCGGCTGGTTCGCGCGCAACCCCGGTCTGGAGGAGACGGTCGAGGCGGCCACCTCCCAGAAGCGCACCGCCGCACCCGAGGAGGTGGCCGAGGCCGCGGCCTGGCTGCTCAGCGACAGGTCCTCGTACGTCACCGGTGTCGTCATGCCGGTGGACGGCGGCTACCTCAACCACTGA